A region of the Leptospira inadai serovar Lyme str. 10 genome:
TTGATTTCTAAATCGAAGAATTTCAAATTATTGATTTTTCTCATATATCGGATTGATAAATATCAATTGCTTCCGACGGCTAAGAGCGATTTATTTCGCTTCGACGCACTTAGTTCTCCAGCGAGTAAGTCCCGTGGTTTCGGCAGTTATTGCTCCGATGCACTCCTGATTTGTGCTGAACTCTCCCAATTTTACGAGGCCTCTTGGTGAATTGAGCCAAAGTATCCATAGTCCGAATATAACCAAATTAATTTTCATTCCGATTAAAATCTCTCCCTGTCTGATATTCAAGATATTCGAAAGGGAGGATAAAAAATCCGCATTCTGGGTTCAAGAAAATTAATTTTTGTTTTGGGGTGGGGAATAGTCCTCGAGTAACGAATTTACACGTTAGTAGTCATCGAATTGACTTACCGTTGTAAAACGAATTACATTTGGCACAAAAACGGAACGCACCTATTTAGCATAACTTAGAATAAAATCGAAAAGTCGAATTTCAAATGCCGATTCGCAATTCGAGTCCGATGCGATTTGATAATTTATAGATTATTTTCAATTTTATATTGCATCCAAATTCGAATTCTTAAATAAGGGTGAATGCTCATTTTTTATAATTGAAAATCCGAATTTATACGGGGATGAGTTAGAATAATTGAATGCCGCCAATCAGATTTGCTATTTATGCGAAAGCCGAAAAAATAAAACTATCTTTATTGAAAATGAGATCCCGATCGTTCGCTGCTTAATTTGCAACCACGTATTTTCTACCTATAAGCAAGAAGAGCATTTTGAAAACTATTGGGATGCGGAAGAAAGCGAATACGATTTGAATTGGTGGGACACCGCCCATCGAGAAATTTATAAAGATTTTATTACAAGCTTTCTAACCGAACCGAATGGGAAAATTTTAGACGTCGGTTGCGGATTGGGGTTCTTCATTAAGATGCTCCAGGATGAACGGCCCGAATGGGAAGCTTTCGGTTACGAAATATCGAAGAGCGCAGTTAAATTCGCGAGGAAGCGGAACGGACTTAAAAACGTTCGATCCGGTATAGTTCAGGCCAGCGGTTTGCCCAAAGAAAGTTTTGATATTATAACTCTTTGGGACGTTTTAGAGCATATTCCGAAACCTCAAGATTTACTAACGTATTTATTCACATTATTAAAACCAGGCGGTTTTTTATTCATTCAAACTCCGAATTTTCCGGTTCAGCTTCTTAAAGCGAAACTGAAAGTGCTAGTGAAAGGGATGGTGAGCGACGGTCATTATCTCGAAGCCAAAGATCATATAAACGATTATTCGGAAGAAACAATAAAGTTACTTTCCAAACAATGCGGTTTTTCTTCCGTCGATTTTACGATCTTGAAACCGATCGCGGCAGTGTCCGGCTCTAACGCAAAATTAGGAATATTTTTAAAAAAGATTTATTATTTTAGCACATTAGTTTTTTGGCATCTGACTTTTAAAAGACTTAACCTTAATCTTACTTTGTTCGCTTTATTGCGTAAAAATTGATGGATGTCGTCATTTTCCTTATAACAAATGGATTATAGGATATTTCTCGACCAGCGCTTCTTCATTCAATCTTTCTAAATACAATTATCGAGGGCGAAGCTTACTATTTAAAATCTTCGAAACTTTATTTTTCAATCTTAAGTCCTGAATCTGGTAAAACCCCAATCGCTTTTTCCGGATTCTAAAGCGACCTCCCCTGGGTTTCGGATTTCTTTCTTCTTCCCGATTCGTGTTCGACTCTCAGCAATCATGCACTCTTGGTCTTGAGACCGGAAACTAAAAGTCAAGGCAATAGAGCCGTCTTAAAAGGTGCGCTTAAAACGTAGCGAGATACGGGACACGATTTCTGTTCTAAAAAAGTTACTACGAGAATTATTTCCGGCACATCACCTTTCTGCAAAGATTGCTGAAATCACCCAGGGAGAGGGGATAATTGGCGTTCGAAAAACAGAAGAATTAATTAAAGTCTTCTAATGAATTATGCAAACGTAAACTTAAAATCCTAAACCTCTAGAATAGGCAAGTCCGAGGATCGCGATCAGTAAGGAAATAAAAAGGTTACTGCGCCCGAAAAACGAGGCGTATTTTCGGCTCTTAAGCCAAAGTTCCGAATTCAATTGCATTTCTTTAAAAGCGATCGGACCGATGAAAAAATCATGAATGATCGAATTGATTACCAAAAGCAGAAATAAGGTCATTTTAAGGATCAAAATTCTGCCGTGTGAAGACATCCAATAGGATAATTGATAATAAGAAAGGAAATAACCTTTAAAGTAAGCGACAACTATCCCGGACGAAAGAAGAATTATAAATATGTAATACGAAATTCTTCGAAATTGAATCGCGATTTTGAAAAGTAACCGACTCTTTATCGATAAAAACTCGGGATCCCGATAGACCGGTCCAAATACGAACACAAAAAATAACATTCCCCCGACCCAAAAAACCGCGGCAAAGAAGTGAATTAGCAAAAAAAAGAAATAAATGAACAAATTGTACTCGACGGTAAATTAACGATAACTCTTCGGATCAATGATCATCCGGTAAATCTAAACTTCGCTCCGAGCCGTAATCCGCTTAGATCCCCCAAACTATCACGTCTTAGGAACGAATATGGCAGAAATTGACCGACCCACGTAGTAAAAAAGATCCGCCTTCCATAGCACCAATATGCAATCTATAATATTTTTATGAATCATATGAGCAACCTTGATCGATTCCTTTTTTGAAATCCACTCCTTCCCGTTTCTTTCCGAAGGTCCTTAGGATCTGTTTTTCATCGGTTATCGTGCGCTTCTTACGGGATATTTTAAAATGTACTTCCGAATTCAAGTTACCGCGAATCGAATTTTTCGTAATCTTTATTTCTAATCGTCGTTTCGAAATTTCAGAAAGTGGTTATTCTTTTAATAAAAATCGGTTTAACGGTATTCTCTAAGCTTATTTAGAGTATGATTCGCATTCATTGATCGAAATCAATTTTTTTGAATGGATTTTCAAGATCGGAATTGATTTAGATCAATGCATCTCCAGTAAATATGCCGGATATTTATAAAACGATCTATGAGGATTAACGAAAATTACCTTCATACTGTGTTATATAATTATAAATATATAATATTTTATTTCTAATATATATTTAATTATGCGGGTGGGCTTGGCGATGTTCGTTTTGCTATTCAGATTAAGGTCTGTCGATTATATGAGAATGATAATCAGAATTACTATTACTAAAATCATTCCTACATTTAACAAAGGAACCGCCTCTCGTTTCCTTCTCCTAAATATATTATTCTGGAAAGTTTCCCCGATTATCGGTTTCCAGGGAATCATGCAGACCTCCTTTGGGGCGAGACAGGCCGGAATGGGAGGCGCATTTCAAGGCGTAGGTGGTTCCGTCATGGATTTGGAATCCAACCCTTCACATCTGGCTCGACTTGCAGGTCCTAAATTCGAAATCGGGACTTCGGGACATTTTCCGAAAATTAAATATTCTGATTCCTTTATGGACCAGAGCAGTGCATTGATTTATGAAAACAATATCAATGAAAGTCCGCGGGCGATCTTTCCATATATCGGCTATATTGCTCCCGTATCCAGCCGATTAGGGGTTGGAGTCGCTTTATATTCGCAAGGAGGAGGCGGGGGTTCCTTTTCGAATATTACCCGAATTTCACAGGGAAAAGAAAGTTTGAATGATACCTTACGTGCGAATGTCCCTTTGTTGGGGACTGATCGGAAAGTAAAAGAGGACTTGGAGTTTAAATTCATGCTTTCGAAGCTTACTTTCGGTTCCGGTTATAGATTTCGAAAATTATGTTTGGGCATCGGTATCGATTTGGTCTACGCGTTCATGGAGATGAAGAAAACGAATCAAGATATGAGTCGAAGTTTACGGTTACCCGGTAGTTTGGCTTACAGTAGCGATCCATCCTACGCATTTAGCGGGAAACTTGGGTTATCTTACGAATTAACGGATGTTATTCGAGTGGCCTACTCCTATACCGCAAGGAGTGTTTTGCATTTGGACGGTACGATGAAGATAGAGGATGTGAATCCGATTATACAGAATGTGTCTCGAGTTTCGAGAAATATGATTTGGCCGGATCGTCATGTATTCGGAATTTCTTATCACAAGAGTTCCTGGATTTTCGATTTAGATATAAAATTCATTCCTTGGTCCCAAAGTTTTAGAACGAGTAAATTTGCGTTGGAACAACCGCTGCTTACGACGCCGATCGGCACAGAGACTAATACGATGCTGATGAATTTCAGATGGCGGGACCAGTATTGTTTTGCGTTCGGAATGGAGTATCAATGGAATTACGGAATTCGATTAAGGAGCGGGTATAGTTATGCAAAAACTCCGACAACGCCCCAGGGATTGAATCCTATGTTAGGAACTACGAACGAACATCATTTAGCCGGCGGAATCGGTTATTACGCGGAAAATTCAGCAATTCATTTTGCAATAGAATACGGATTTCCGAAAACGATAAAAGGAAGCGAATTCTCGGATTGGAGTTTAGCACATTCCGTATTTTCAAAAAATGAAATACAATTGTACCAGTTTCAGTTTGCTAAATCCGTTTCCGTTTTGAGTATGTATTTAGGCTTCGAGAAAAATATATAGAAGGAACGAAAATGAACTTAAAGAAAATACCATTCGGTTTGATAGCATTTATATTATGGGTTTGTACTATAACTGTGCTAATGTATTATTTTTTGAAAGGTAACACGGTTAAATCTAAGGACAATAGGATCTCGATCCATTTGAATGAAGATGAAAAGATACTCGTACTCACCGAAATGCGAGGATTACTCGCTTCACTAAACGGGATTTTGGGGGGACTCTCCGCGGGAGATTATGAAAAAGCGTCCAAATCCGCACGAGCATCCGGGATGGGATTGGTAAAAAGTCTAGAAAATGAAGAAAAGAAAATTCTACTAAAACTTCCGATCGAGTTTAAGCGACTCGGATTCGGCACTCACGAACAGTTCGACGTAATTTCCGAAAAGCTAAGACAGAAGAAAGAATTAGGCATTATTTTAGGTGAGTTGGACGTTTTGACTCGTAAATGCGTAGCCTGTCATGCGGCCTATAGAATAGATACGACGGTGCCGGACAAATAAGCGAAACACGAAAAGTTTTTGTCGTTTCTCCCATTTATTTTTTGGAAATTAACCGACAAAAATGCATAAAACAGAGACACTCGGAATCGGAGATGGATTCGGGTATTCGAATCAAAACCGTTCTATTCCATGACAGATTGATCATGAACAAATAATAAATTTCTAACGACGGTTAATGGATATTCTTATCTCCGACTTCATAAAATCAAGATCCTGCAATATTCGGAATTGAATTCGAAAATCGACGACGTCGATAAAGCATTCGAACAAACTCAATGGCAACGTTTTCGTTTCGCCTCCATAATTCCGTAAATAATTTATTAGAATATTGCCGCTCCTTTATATGTAAGATCTCGATCCGGAAATACGTCTCTTAAAGAATGGGAATCCTGCCGAGGTAAGTATGAAATTAATTTTTCATTTTGCGATGAGAAATCTCCAAATTAAGGCTATCAGCATGAAAGAAAGGCCAAAACGAGTATAATGCGTTTCGCGTAAGCTTTTCGCATTAACCGCTTTTTCGACGGTGCGTGCGAGCGCTGTTCGTTCCGCGAGCAATGAAACCAGGGAGCGGGAAGATAATGATATCCGGCTACGAGATAAGGGAAGAGATCCACAAGGGCGGCAATGTTTCCGTATTTAGAGGGAACAATACGGAAACGTCCGATCCGGTTAT
Encoded here:
- a CDS encoding class I SAM-dependent methyltransferase, which encodes MNAANQICYLCESRKNKTIFIENEIPIVRCLICNHVFSTYKQEEHFENYWDAEESEYDLNWWDTAHREIYKDFITSFLTEPNGKILDVGCGLGFFIKMLQDERPEWEAFGYEISKSAVKFARKRNGLKNVRSGIVQASGLPKESFDIITLWDVLEHIPKPQDLLTYLFTLLKPGGFLFIQTPNFPVQLLKAKLKVLVKGMVSDGHYLEAKDHINDYSEETIKLLSKQCGFSSVDFTILKPIAAVSGSNAKLGIFLKKIYYFSTLVFWHLTFKRLNLNLTLFALLRKN
- a CDS encoding copper resistance protein CopD yields the protein MLFFVFVFGPVYRDPEFLSIKSRLLFKIAIQFRRISYYIFIILLSSGIVVAYFKGYFLSYYQLSYWMSSHGRILILKMTLFLLLVINSIIHDFFIGPIAFKEMQLNSELWLKSRKYASFFGRSNLFISLLIAILGLAYSRGLGF
- a CDS encoding OmpP1/FadL family transporter, producing MRMIIRITITKIIPTFNKGTASRFLLLNILFWKVSPIIGFQGIMQTSFGARQAGMGGAFQGVGGSVMDLESNPSHLARLAGPKFEIGTSGHFPKIKYSDSFMDQSSALIYENNINESPRAIFPYIGYIAPVSSRLGVGVALYSQGGGGGSFSNITRISQGKESLNDTLRANVPLLGTDRKVKEDLEFKFMLSKLTFGSGYRFRKLCLGIGIDLVYAFMEMKKTNQDMSRSLRLPGSLAYSSDPSYAFSGKLGLSYELTDVIRVAYSYTARSVLHLDGTMKIEDVNPIIQNVSRVSRNMIWPDRHVFGISYHKSSWIFDLDIKFIPWSQSFRTSKFALEQPLLTTPIGTETNTMLMNFRWRDQYCFAFGMEYQWNYGIRLRSGYSYAKTPTTPQGLNPMLGTTNEHHLAGGIGYYAENSAIHFAIEYGFPKTIKGSEFSDWSLAHSVFSKNEIQLYQFQFAKSVSVLSMYLGFEKNI